GTCCTCTCGCTCCTCGTGCTCGGGGCGATCAGCCTCGGCCTGATCCACCTGCTGGCCTTGGCCTGAACCGGCCCCTCTTTTCTCGCATCGGAGACCAACATGAAGCCGTATCTCCCCCTCTCTGCCTTGGCCGCCGCGCTGGCACTGGCCGGATGTTCCGGTTCCTCCACGCCCACCGGCAAGGCTGCGGCGCCCGCCACAGCCGCCGCCGACGATGCCACCACCTGCAAGAGCGGCATCACCCTCCAGTTGCTGGGATCGGGCGGCCCCGTCTCGGACGACGCCCGCGCGTCATCGGGCGCGGTGGTGTGGATCGATGGCAAGGCGCGACTGCTGATCGACGCAGGCGGCGGCACCTATCTGCGCTATGGCCAGACCGGCGCCCGGCTCGAAGATCTCGACTTCATCGGCATCTCGCATTTCCACACCGATCACGTGGCGGACCTGCCGGCGATCCTGAAGGGCGCCTATTTCCTCAGCGGCCGTCATGACGTGGCGCTGGTTGGCCCCGGCGGCAATGCAAACTTCCCCAGCATGACCGCTTTCTTTGATCGCGAATTCGGCCGAGGCCATGGCGCGTTTGAATATCTGGCCGGACTGTCTGGCGGCACCGATGGCCTGAACCTGTCGGTTCACCCCTCGAACGTCAACGTCGCCAGCCCCGTCGCCACCAAGGTCTGGCAGGGCGATGGCGTCACCATTTCCGCTCTGGGCATCCCGCATGGCGATGTGCCTGCGCTCGCCTATCGCATCGACACGCCCAAGGGCGTGATGGTGCTCTCGGCCGACCAGAACGGCAGCCGCAAGGAATTCATCGATTTCGCCAAGGGCGCCGACCTGCTGATGATGCCCGCCGCCATCGACGATGATGCCGATGCCCAGTCCCGCTTCCTCCATGCGACGCCAACGGTCGTCGGCAAGATCGCGGCACAGATCCATCCGAAGATGCTCGTCCTCGACCACTTCATGGGCCGCTCGCTGAAGGACAAGGACAAGAATGTCGCGATCATCCAGCGCTATTATCACGGCCCCGTCTTTGCTGGCCGCGATCTCTCCTGCTTCCCGCTTTCCCATTGAATGAAAAGGAGCATATCATCATGAAGCATGAACTGATCCTGGGCATCGCCGCCACTTCTCTGCTTGCCGCCCCGGCTTATGCAGCGCCGCAGGCTCCCGCCCCGGCCACCGCATCACAGCCCGCCAAGGGTGGCGGCAAATGCGCCAGCGGCAAGTGCGGCACCGAAAAGATCTACAGCCAGACCAAGCTCCGGCACGATCCGAACGGCGTCCTGGTCCGCGCCCGCGACGGCAAGTGCGGCCTGACCGGCAAGGGCTACAAGGTCGCTGAAAACAGCCAAAGCCGGTTGGCGGAGGGCGTATGCGGACGCTGACCGAAGGCGCGCGCGGACTTGGGCTTCGGCCCGAGTTCGTCGACACCCTTCTCGAATTGCCGGCCGTTAAAGGTCTGGATTTTCTGGAAGTCGCCCCCGAAAACTGGATGCAGATCGGCGGTCGCAAGCGCGACCAACTCGACCGCATCGCTGATCGCTATCCATTGGTCGCGCATGGCCTGAGCCTGTCCATCGCCGATACCGAGCCGCTCAACACCGCCTTCTTGCGCGATGTTGCCCGGTTCCTCGACGACTATGGTATTGCCATCTACAGCGATCACCTGAGCGCCGCGCGCGACAGCACCGGCTATCTCTACGATCTGCTTCCGGTTCCGCGCCGCGCGGAGAACCTACCCTATCTTGCAGGCCGCATTGCGCAGGTGCAGGATTTCACCGGCCGCCGCCTCGTTCTGGAAAATATCTCCGCCTATTATCGCTATCCCGGCGAGATGACCGAGGGCGCGTTCTTCGCTGAACTCGTCGCGCGCTCCGGTTGCGGCATCCTGCTCGACATCAACAACGCCTATGTGAATGCGCGCAACCACGGCACCGATGCCGACGCGTTCCTCCGCGCGCTGCCGTCCGAGGCCATCGTCTATTATCACATCGCCGGGCATCTCGAACTTGCCGACGGATTTCTGCTCGATACCCATGGCACGCCAGTCGCCGACGCAGTCATGGCGCTCGCAGGAAAGGCCTGGGCGCTGCATGGCGCGCGCCCGCTGCTGCTCGAACGCGACAACAAAGTGCCCGCGCTCGATGTCCTGCTTGCTGATCTCGGCTATATCGCAACCGCCGTCGACGAAGGCCGCCATGTCCTCGCCTGAAACCGCCGCACCGCCCGCCATGGCGATGGAATTCGCCGGCTTCTGCCGGGCCGCCCGCACAATCGGCTCGGAGATATACGGCCAGTTGCTGCGCGAGAATGTCGCCGACGTCCTGCGGGCTAGCTTCCCGCTGTTCACCGGCGGTATCGGCAGCGCGGCACTGGATGCGGCGATCGAAGCCTTTATCCAGCGCCACCCGGCGACGCGCCCGCAGTTCCACCATATCGCCACCGAGTTTCTGCTTTTTGCGCAGCGCCAACTTGTATTGTCGCCCCAACAGATCGCGCTGCTGGAATATGAGTGGGCGCTGCTCGCTGCAGAGATCGACCCCGCATCGGTGCCACCCGCCAGCACGGATGTAGACAGGCTTTCGCTAAACCCCACCGCCCGTCTGGTGTTGTTGCAGTTCGATCCCGCCCGGCCAGCGGTCGCGGGGGACGCCGTCGATCGCCCGCATGCGATTTTCCGAACCGCCAGTCATCAGGTGCTCACCCTGCCGCTGACACTGCCGGATTGCCTGCTGGTCGAGCATGTTCGTGCGAAGGAAGCGGCGCCGCTTGTCGGGCTTTTCGACGCGCTCATGCCCTGTTGCTCGGCCGTCGAACTCCAGACCAGCCTGACGCGTGGTCTGGTCTGCGGCCTGTTCTGCCCATCCCAAAGACCATCGGAGACCCCGCATGAAACTGATCGCTCTTGTTGACACCGCGCTGGAAAAGGCCCGCGCGCTGGACTTCCTCGCCCCGCTCGCCATCCGGCTCTATCTGCTGCCCATCTTTTACGAAGGCGCGCACGCAAAGCTGACCGGCTTCGAGGCGCTGGTGCAGTGGTTTGGCGCCCCCGTTGCACAGGGTGGGCTGAACATGCCCGCCCCACTGCTGATGGCGGCTCTCGCCACGGCGACGGAAACCGCCGGTTGCATCCTGCTGGCGCTCGGCCTGTTTACCCGTCTGATCTCGATCCCGCTGATGGTGACGATGACGGTTGCCGGCCTGTCGGTCCACTGGTCGCACGGGTGGGCGGCAATCGCGGGAAAGACCGCCGAGTCCACCATGCGGCTCCAGGCCTTCATGGAATGGTTGGCACAGAATTTTCCCGGCCGGTTCAACTACATCACCCAATATGGCGACCCGGTGGTGCTCAACAACGGCATCGAGTTTACGGTCACCTATGTCATCATGCTTGCTGTCCTCTTCTTCTACGGCGGCGGACGTTTTGTAAGTCTGGACTATTGGCTCGGACAGTTCCGGGCACGCCCGGACGGCGCCCTGGCTGCGGCGCATGTCTGACACCTAGCTCCTTGGTTTCGACGGTATTCTTGGCTTTTCTACGCCGCGAATGCCGTTGAAATCGCTGTTCACTTCGGCCGATCATATCGCCCACAGCATGCTCGAAACGTGAAACGGCCAGTTGCGGTCATTGCGGACACTCCTGCCAGCGCCACGGAACGACGCAATCTGGTCGGGTGCCGCTGGCATCGGAACGCGCAGTCGTGGGACATTGCTTCCCTTCGTGAAACGCAAGCTGAACGACGGCATTAGACAGGAGTGGACGTTCGAACCTTGCTGACTGTCGTGGTAATTTGCGATACGATTGCTGCTATCCCAACCGGGAATGTACACGACCGAAAGCAGACAAGCCTATCAGTCAGGCAATTCTCTTCAATAAATGATGATATCGAGGATGATTTAGGTTCGCACAGAAAGTGAGAATGCGACCGCCTCAAGAAACGAGATGGTTTGTTCGAGACCTTCTACATGTCGCGCAGGCGAACGATTGTCGTTGATATGCTGCTGTAAACTTACTACATGCTGAAGGCTACAGTCACGCGGAGCAGTTTTCCGACTACAGAATGTCCTGCCTTATCCAGCGCCTCCGGTTGCAAGGTAGAAACGAGCTGGTAAGCCGAGAAGCGAAAATCTTTTACAACTTCGTCTGTGTCGCTACCGATCTCGGCGGGGTTCAACTGTATCGAACCAGGGTCACGGCACAGTAACTCGAGGGATGGCTCGATAAGACATGAGACTGTGATATGCGCTTTGATCGTCTTTCGAACAGCGATGTTGGGATAGAGGTCCGCCAACAGTGTGCCATCTAGGGGGCGCTTGAGCGTAACATCACGGAGCATAACCGTCTCTCCAGGTGAGAACGGTTCGCGCGCATCGGCGGGTGCCACAACCTCATCGAAAAAGCGTACTACGAATATTATTGGACTGTCGCGCCGCGCCGTCAATAGCGCAGTGTGTATCCGCTGTGCTGCAACGTAGTTCAGACTTGCGGCAACGGATTTAGCTGATCGCTCTGCTGCCTTATCTGCCGCTCGCAACTGACCCCAGTCGATGGTCGCCTGACCGGCAGGCACTAGTGATGCGGCAACACACGCCCCAACTGCGCCCGAATGTGTCCAGACGATACAGGCCAGTCGCACATGGCTGGAGGCCGATGGTTTGTTGGTAAGTGCGTCCCATGTCGCCGCCCGCACGGAAGCGCTGACAGGAACCCTGACATCGATAGACGAGACAACGCCATACTCAACCGGAACGTTGTGCAGGTCAAACTTAGCTGGCACTATGGCCCCTGCAATATTGGTCTGGGCAACCGACGGGGTTGACGCAGTGACGAGCGCAGCTGACATTGCCAACCCGAGATATTTCATATTCACCTCAAAAAAGAGAAATATTCCAGAACAATACGATTGCACCAGTAAGGCAACTTATCTGATTTGGCAAATTTCAGAGTCCGGGCGGCAGCTACCTCCGATCTGGTCTCCAAACCCGCTGCTTCTGAATCCAGGCCATTGTCGCCATTCACTAAGTGCAAAGCGTGCCGGCCGGATGCAACCTACTTTAGCGGCAGAATTCTCGTAAACCGGTCGTTGCCCTCTAGGCCCTTGAATGGCGGCAAGTGGTCGCGTCCGGTCAGTCCGCTGTTCCAGAGGATCGTCAGGTAGCCAGCCATCGGGGGCGACTAATCGGATTATTCTCGGTCTTTTATGGGTGTACCTAATAAGGACCAGCGTCAGCGCGGTCTCATTATTGCGGTTTGACAACGTAAAAAAGACTGCAATAAATAAGACTGCCTAAAAGAGACCGCCCATGTTCGTTCGTGCCTATCTTCGAGCCTCGACCTCGCAACAGGACGCCTCTCGGGCGAGAGGTGCCCTTGATGCGTTCGCAACCGAACGGGGCTTGCGCATCGCCGCCCGCTACATGGAGAATGAAAGTGGGGCCAAGCTCGATCGGCCCGAGTTGTTTCGTCTGTTAGCAGATTGTGACCCCGGCGACGTTCTTTTGGTGGAGCAGGTTGACCGCCTGTCCCGCCTCACGGCTCCGGACTGGATGAAGTTGCGATCGGAGATCGACGCTAAGCAGGTTCGGATCGTGGCGTTGGACCTGCCCACGTCATGGAGCCTTGCCGCCACTAGCGACGAGTTCACCGCGCGGATGTTTTCTGCGGTCAACAATATGATGCTCGATGTTCTCGCTGCTGTTGCCCGAAAGGATTATGATGACAGGCGGCGGCGCCAGTCCGAAGGCACAGCGCGTGCCAAGGCTGCGGGCTTGTATAAAGGGCGACCTGAGAACAAGGCTCGCAATGTCGCTATCGCTGCTATGTTGGGAGACGGTCGCACCTGGCGTGAGGTCATGGACGCCACAGGATGTAGTCGAACGCTTCTAGCGAAAATTGCGCGTGACGTTCGGGAGCGACGCGCTGAAGCAGATGAGGCCCCCTGCCCCCCCCTGTGAAACGGTGGTTTTGTTGACTGACAACCTCGCGCGGTGCGGACCTTGGGAATGGCCGAGGTTTCTTCGGATTGTGCAGTGCAGCAAAATGGCCTAATTCGGCACTGTCAACTTAATCAGAAAAAATTCAGATTAAGTTGACATTTTTGGAAGATGCTATCATTTTTGCCACTCTGATAGCAGGAGTGATGGCGTTATGCCAGCTTTGACGATCCGCAATATACCCGATGACGTCCATCGGGGGCTCAAGGCCCTCGCTGCAAGCCACGGTCAGAGCACGGAGGCGGAAGTGCGTGCCATTCTCGCGGCAGCCGTTAAGCCGGCGTCACGCCTGAAGATGGGGCAAGCTCTTTGGGAGCTTGGCCGTGAGGCCGGGCTCACCAGTGACGACATTGCTGCAATGGAAGCATCCCGCGCCAGCAAGCCCGCTGAGCCGCTGAGCTTCGATTGATGATTGTCCTTGATACGAACGTCATTTCGGAAATGATGAAGCCTGAGCCGGCAGAGAGTGTGCGGCGCTGGCTTGACGATCAGCCAGCGGAGGTTCTGTTTCTCACATCGGTTAGCCAGGCCGAGCTGCTGTTTGGCATCGTCATGCTTCCGGCAGGTCGTCGCAAGGAAAACCTTGCTGCCGTGCTCACCGGCCTTGAGCCTCTGTTTGCCGGGCGCATTTTGCCTTTCGATAGCGATGCCGCGCAGCATTATGCCGATCTGGCGGTTGAAGCCCGGAGCAACGGCCAGGGCTTTCCGACACCAGATGGCTACATTGCCGCCATAGCCGCATCGAAGGGGTTTGCTGTTGCCACGCGCGATGTTGCCCCCTTCGAGGCTGGCGGAGTGGCTGTCATCAATCCTTGGGAGGCTGGGGAATGAAGCTGGGATATGCTCGGGTCAGCACGGGGGAGCAGAACCTTGCTCTGCAAATTGACGCGCTCCGCGCGGCGGGAGTTGAGCGTATCTTTGAGGATAAGGGGGTCAGCGGCTCGATGGTTCTCAAACCGGCCTTTGCGGACATGCTGAGGCACGCCAGGGCTGGCGATGAGATCATTGTATGGCGGCTAGATCGACTGGGCCGGTCCCTTACCTCCCTCATCACCGAGTTGGAGTTGCTGGCCAAACTTGATCTTGGTTTTCGGTCCTTGACCGAGCAGATCGAAACGGTGACGCCCGGTGGCCGGCTGTTCTTTCATATGGTTGGAGCCTTTGCTCAGTTTGAGCGGGATGTGATCCGAGAGCGTACTAATGCTGGGCTTCAGGCGGCACGGCGCGCTGGCAAACGCTTGGGGCGGCCTCCGTCGATCAGCGATTCCCAATGGCAGCAGGTTAAGGCGCTGATGTCTGGCCCTGCTGAAATGAGTGTGGCGTCCGTCGCCGATCTGCTGGGGGTAAGCCGCCAAGCTATCTACAAGCGGCTCCGCCGCGAGCAAGCCACAGAGGCATCCGCTTCAGAGGCAGGCCCCCTGCCCTGCCCGGTCGGTTAGTTGCGCGAAGGTCTCAGCGGTCTGTTCGCCCCCTCCTGTTCAGGCTCGCATCCGC
The genomic region above belongs to Novosphingobium sp. IK01 and contains:
- a CDS encoding MBL fold metallo-hydrolase translates to MKPYLPLSALAAALALAGCSGSSTPTGKAAAPATAAADDATTCKSGITLQLLGSGGPVSDDARASSGAVVWIDGKARLLIDAGGGTYLRYGQTGARLEDLDFIGISHFHTDHVADLPAILKGAYFLSGRHDVALVGPGGNANFPSMTAFFDREFGRGHGAFEYLAGLSGGTDGLNLSVHPSNVNVASPVATKVWQGDGVTISALGIPHGDVPALAYRIDTPKGVMVLSADQNGSRKEFIDFAKGADLLMMPAAIDDDADAQSRFLHATPTVVGKIAAQIHPKMLVLDHFMGRSLKDKDKNVAIIQRYYHGPVFAGRDLSCFPLSH
- a CDS encoding DUF692 domain-containing protein, with translation MRTLTEGARGLGLRPEFVDTLLELPAVKGLDFLEVAPENWMQIGGRKRDQLDRIADRYPLVAHGLSLSIADTEPLNTAFLRDVARFLDDYGIAIYSDHLSAARDSTGYLYDLLPVPRRAENLPYLAGRIAQVQDFTGRRLVLENISAYYRYPGEMTEGAFFAELVARSGCGILLDINNAYVNARNHGTDADAFLRALPSEAIVYYHIAGHLELADGFLLDTHGTPVADAVMALAGKAWALHGARPLLLERDNKVPALDVLLADLGYIATAVDEGRHVLA
- a CDS encoding putative DNA-binding domain-containing protein — protein: MSSPETAAPPAMAMEFAGFCRAARTIGSEIYGQLLRENVADVLRASFPLFTGGIGSAALDAAIEAFIQRHPATRPQFHHIATEFLLFAQRQLVLSPQQIALLEYEWALLAAEIDPASVPPASTDVDRLSLNPTARLVLLQFDPARPAVAGDAVDRPHAIFRTASHQVLTLPLTLPDCLLVEHVRAKEAAPLVGLFDALMPCCSAVELQTSLTRGLVCGLFCPSQRPSETPHETDRSC
- a CDS encoding DoxX family protein, producing the protein MKLIALVDTALEKARALDFLAPLAIRLYLLPIFYEGAHAKLTGFEALVQWFGAPVAQGGLNMPAPLLMAALATATETAGCILLALGLFTRLISIPLMVTMTVAGLSVHWSHGWAAIAGKTAESTMRLQAFMEWLAQNFPGRFNYITQYGDPVVLNNGIEFTVTYVIMLAVLFFYGGGRFVSLDYWLGQFRARPDGALAAAHV
- a CDS encoding recombinase family protein, translated to MFVRAYLRASTSQQDASRARGALDAFATERGLRIAARYMENESGAKLDRPELFRLLADCDPGDVLLVEQVDRLSRLTAPDWMKLRSEIDAKQVRIVALDLPTSWSLAATSDEFTARMFSAVNNMMLDVLAAVARKDYDDRRRRQSEGTARAKAAGLYKGRPENKARNVAIAAMLGDGRTWREVMDATGCSRTLLAKIARDVRERRAEADEAPCPPL
- a CDS encoding FitA-like ribbon-helix-helix domain-containing protein is translated as MPALTIRNIPDDVHRGLKALAASHGQSTEAEVRAILAAAVKPASRLKMGQALWELGREAGLTSDDIAAMEASRASKPAEPLSFD
- a CDS encoding type II toxin-antitoxin system VapC family toxin, encoding MIVLDTNVISEMMKPEPAESVRRWLDDQPAEVLFLTSVSQAELLFGIVMLPAGRRKENLAAVLTGLEPLFAGRILPFDSDAAQHYADLAVEARSNGQGFPTPDGYIAAIAASKGFAVATRDVAPFEAGGVAVINPWEAGE
- a CDS encoding recombinase family protein codes for the protein MKLGYARVSTGEQNLALQIDALRAAGVERIFEDKGVSGSMVLKPAFADMLRHARAGDEIIVWRLDRLGRSLTSLITELELLAKLDLGFRSLTEQIETVTPGGRLFFHMVGAFAQFERDVIRERTNAGLQAARRAGKRLGRPPSISDSQWQQVKALMSGPAEMSVASVADLLGVSRQAIYKRLRREQATEASASEAGPLPCPVG